One segment of Shewanella piezotolerans WP3 DNA contains the following:
- a CDS encoding DUF2785 domain-containing protein, whose translation MKLNGIYCLLLCSMAFNSWASKCDKYFTTQQLHQLKANEFVEEDSTKRQATAIELVNCIDNSDPEIRDGIVFEGLSFWLRNQQLTIPTTQTLFSSLNQILSTENTDPNNFSQPFAALILAEVVRADRISPYLTDKQRQEVVNTATNYMASIDDYRGFDDTTGWRHAVAHSADLFLQLALNKQITAVQLKQLLEGISSQVVAKNQHFYHYGEPKRLALATIYIVLRGELTQPELQLFFDNIVDPSPFENWGSVYSSNIGLAKLHNSRSFLSELYTITASSKNPQLEKLRPIIKLALKKL comes from the coding sequence ATGAAATTAAATGGAATTTATTGCTTATTACTATGCTCAATGGCGTTTAATAGTTGGGCGTCTAAATGCGACAAGTATTTTACAACGCAGCAGCTTCATCAACTCAAAGCAAACGAGTTTGTAGAGGAAGATTCAACTAAAAGACAAGCTACGGCAATAGAGCTTGTTAACTGCATCGATAATAGCGATCCAGAGATCCGCGATGGCATTGTATTCGAAGGACTTAGTTTTTGGCTTAGAAACCAACAGTTGACGATTCCGACCACTCAAACATTGTTTAGCTCCTTGAATCAAATACTGTCGACGGAAAATACAGATCCCAATAACTTTAGCCAACCTTTTGCAGCATTGATTCTGGCTGAGGTGGTCAGAGCTGATCGAATCAGTCCCTACCTAACAGATAAACAGCGCCAAGAAGTGGTCAATACAGCCACTAATTACATGGCATCGATTGACGATTACAGAGGCTTTGATGACACGACGGGCTGGCGACATGCTGTCGCACATAGCGCCGATCTTTTTTTACAGTTGGCATTAAATAAACAGATAACGGCTGTACAGTTGAAGCAATTACTAGAGGGAATTTCAAGCCAAGTGGTCGCCAAAAATCAACACTTCTATCATTATGGTGAACCTAAAAGACTGGCACTCGCTACCATCTATATTGTGCTTAGAGGAGAGTTAACCCAACCTGAGTTACAGCTATTTTTCGATAATATCGTCGACCCTAGCCCTTTTGAAAATTGGGGTAGCGTATACAGTAGTAATATTGGTTTGGCTAAGCTACACAATAGCCGCAGTTTTTTGAGCGAACTCTATACCATCACCGCCAGTAGTAAAAATCCGCAATTAGAAAAACTGCGACCAATCATAAAGCTGGCTTTAAAGAAACTCTAG
- a CDS encoding MarC family protein, translating to MIVGIALLNLVPLHNIQKVMAFLGEESILIITKIAGILLAALAMQMMISGMANGLKIIGLIWPWCDPSIRCR from the coding sequence GTGATTGTCGGCATAGCATTATTGAACCTTGTCCCTTTGCATAATATTCAGAAGGTCATGGCTTTTCTCGGAGAGGAGAGCATTCTTATCATCACCAAAATCGCTGGCATTTTACTCGCCGCTTTAGCTATGCAAATGATGATCTCTGGAATGGCAAATGGTTTGAAGATTATTGGATTAATTTGGCCATGGTGTGACCCAAGCATTAGATGCCGTTAG
- a CDS encoding BamA/TamA family outer membrane protein, with protein sequence MKRILLLTLFAFSNVAVAVEPLFETPKDMQPTWVDDILSVFGADGEFDDSKPIDMSYLPTAYYTPEKKFGVGLLMVGLYKTEDAKAEEQPSSLVLNSFVSMNNSYGVEVENMTFFNAGKQRLLLGLELHNEASVYYGQGITDGNIDANHHEFEEQVYSFKPTWLNEVADNYFLGIGADFTYASADKLELVETGVPVDVDATLPSNFSSGVVVSSIYDSRDYRLNATKGWLFQIDAGLYQNSEYSTFSTYNLELANYIDLSSTSLLSSAPGLIAWQVQGQFTDGDVPWNMLPDLGGSSAMRGYIKGRYRDKQMMMGQVEYRLPIFQRYGMVFWGGVGSVADKVSDLNEELLTSYGAGFRFKLKDNINLRLDIGVGENETNFYLNVNEVF encoded by the coding sequence ATGAAACGGATTTTATTGCTGACCCTTTTTGCTTTTTCTAATGTCGCAGTTGCAGTTGAGCCACTCTTTGAAACCCCTAAAGATATGCAGCCCACCTGGGTTGATGACATTCTCTCGGTTTTTGGTGCTGACGGTGAGTTTGATGACAGCAAGCCTATCGATATGAGCTACCTGCCGACAGCTTATTACACGCCGGAGAAAAAGTTTGGTGTGGGATTGTTAATGGTCGGCTTATATAAAACGGAGGATGCTAAAGCAGAAGAGCAGCCGTCGTCATTGGTGCTTAACTCCTTTGTATCGATGAACAACTCTTATGGCGTTGAAGTTGAAAATATGACTTTTTTCAACGCTGGCAAGCAACGCCTTTTATTAGGGCTTGAGTTGCATAATGAAGCATCTGTTTATTATGGCCAAGGTATTACAGACGGTAATATTGATGCTAATCACCATGAATTTGAAGAGCAGGTTTATAGCTTTAAACCTACATGGTTGAACGAAGTTGCCGATAACTATTTTCTGGGGATTGGCGCAGACTTCACCTATGCAAGCGCAGACAAACTAGAGTTAGTTGAAACTGGCGTTCCCGTCGACGTAGATGCTACATTGCCGAGTAATTTCAGCTCAGGTGTGGTGGTAAGCAGTATTTATGATTCGCGAGACTATCGCCTTAATGCTACCAAGGGCTGGTTATTCCAGATAGACGCTGGTCTCTACCAAAACAGTGAATACTCGACGTTTTCAACCTATAACTTAGAGCTTGCTAACTATATTGATTTAAGTTCTACCTCGTTGCTAAGCTCGGCGCCAGGGCTGATAGCTTGGCAAGTTCAGGGGCAATTTACCGATGGTGACGTGCCTTGGAATATGTTGCCTGACTTAGGTGGCTCAAGTGCCATGCGCGGCTATATTAAAGGCCGTTACCGTGACAAGCAGATGATGATGGGGCAAGTTGAATATCGTTTACCTATCTTCCAGCGCTATGGCATGGTTTTTTGGGGCGGAGTGGGCAGTGTTGCTGATAAAGTCAGCGATCTTAATGAGGAGTTGCTGACCAGTTATGGTGCTGGTTTCCGCTTTAAACTAAAAGATAATATCAATTTACGCCTTGATATTGGTGTCGGTGAAAACGAAACCAATTTCTATCTTAATGTGAACGAAGTCTTCTAG
- a CDS encoding LysR family transcriptional regulator — MKIQLDDYYVFCQVAKYGSMKQASEKTRLSLSTVSRRIVSLEESLGIQLFIRNKNKLSLSNEGVKYYQKLSTIVEQLANTIDELNDNSGLLSGHIVISTTKLFYTQFIHHAILNLLKDNPKLSIELKHSVNSTTLTDDVDIAVVTGELPESNLIARKLIELELAFVAHEDFALQHKDEIANGEFNTLPYVSTLSHPSLPITKKSTDEVIKIQPSQKFSVIDAQMLISAVNDGLGYAIVPLYAMEPNNEQFKLVQIFKDYRLAPVPFSLLYRSRNLQSAAQRAVVDAIISAFK; from the coding sequence ATGAAGATTCAATTAGATGATTACTATGTTTTTTGTCAGGTAGCGAAATATGGCAGCATGAAACAAGCCAGCGAAAAAACACGTCTGTCGCTATCAACAGTCAGTAGACGCATTGTGTCATTAGAAGAGAGTCTAGGCATACAACTCTTTATACGTAACAAAAATAAGCTGTCACTCTCCAATGAAGGGGTTAAGTATTATCAAAAGCTAAGCACTATCGTTGAGCAGTTGGCTAATACCATCGATGAACTCAATGACAACTCAGGTTTGTTAAGTGGCCATATAGTGATATCGACCACTAAGCTTTTTTACACTCAATTCATTCATCATGCCATTCTCAATCTGTTAAAGGATAATCCCAAATTAAGCATAGAGTTAAAGCACTCGGTTAATTCCACTACATTGACGGATGATGTTGATATTGCCGTGGTGACAGGTGAACTTCCTGAAAGCAATTTAATCGCCAGAAAATTAATTGAGCTCGAACTGGCATTTGTGGCACATGAGGATTTTGCTTTACAGCATAAAGATGAAATTGCTAATGGCGAGTTTAATACTCTGCCCTATGTTTCGACACTATCTCATCCCTCACTACCTATCACCAAAAAAAGTACTGATGAAGTGATAAAGATTCAACCAAGTCAAAAATTCAGTGTCATAGATGCACAGATGCTAATCAGTGCCGTCAACGATGGGCTTGGATACGCTATCGTCCCACTCTATGCTATGGAGCCAAACAACGAACAGTTCAAGCTGGTACAAATATTTAAAGACTATCGATTGGCACCAGTGCCTTTCTCTTTGCTATACCGCAGCCGCAACTTACAGTCCGCCGCGCAAAGAGCAGTAGTCGACGCCATTATCAGCGCATTTAAATAA
- a CDS encoding CCGSCS motif protein, producing the protein MSVSFKKIFGLNKSEEQAVVLTTKAAEKAEKTEATNAAVKAENAKPKHGDSGVCCGSCSN; encoded by the coding sequence ATGTCAGTATCATTTAAGAAAATATTTGGTTTAAACAAATCTGAGGAGCAAGCTGTAGTGCTTACGACTAAGGCTGCCGAGAAAGCTGAAAAAACTGAAGCGACTAATGCAGCAGTCAAAGCTGAAAATGCCAAACCTAAACATGGTGATAGCGGCGTATGTTGTGGATCATGCTCTAACTAA